Proteins found in one Macrobrachium nipponense isolate FS-2020 chromosome 4, ASM1510439v2, whole genome shotgun sequence genomic segment:
- the LOC135211006 gene encoding uncharacterized protein LOC135211006, which produces MKVLALLMLVAAVFSAPSPQAPVAEPVYPIIPYEFAYEVADPPTNNFQNRAEIKLPNGDVFGSWSVLLPDGIIQTVTYNVTGNLGFQYSIVLTPVGTAGR; this is translated from the exons ATGAAG GTCCTGGCTTTGTTAATGCTGGTAGCTGCTGTGTTCAGCGCTCCTTCGCCACAAGCGCCCGTTGCTGAGCCAGTTTAC CCAATCATCCCCTACGAATTCGCTTACGAAGTCGCCGACCCCCCAACCAACAACTTCCAGAACCGAGCAGAGATCAAACTCCCCAACGGCGACGTCTTCGGTTCCTGGTCTGTTTTGCTCCCCGACGGAATCATCCAGACCGTCACCTACAATGTTACTGGAAACCTGGGCTTCCAGTATTCCATAGTTCTTACACCAGTTGGAACTGCCGGTCGATAG